A part of Streptomyces sp. NBC_01497 genomic DNA contains:
- a CDS encoding glycosyltransferase produces MRISVVVAVRGNIGALGDLGEAVRAQDYPAEELELVVVDNHSAPVLPQGPYRLGPMPCQVVHERRPGLSRARNTGIRRARGEIVLITDPDARPEPDWARRMAAALETTGAYCAGGKVVPYFTDGIVGDVPADVLQLFVPPTWPQATTELASPYWVVGCNLAIRRNPMPRFDTRLGVAGRRHLSCEEMEFTVRAQRGGHLVVVVPDAVVHRAIHPADLTPSALRGRALWHGVSVARLLMIHPGADIYDSYRLRDALAPARLRSSAGRSAAAADVARVVGLRAERLRLAMAGRSEHTASAEKCATTKEVSHE; encoded by the coding sequence GTGCGAATAAGCGTCGTGGTCGCGGTGCGAGGCAATATCGGCGCATTGGGCGACCTGGGCGAAGCGGTCCGCGCCCAGGACTACCCGGCCGAGGAGCTTGAGCTGGTCGTGGTGGACAACCATTCGGCGCCGGTCCTGCCGCAGGGACCGTACCGGCTGGGGCCCATGCCGTGCCAGGTCGTCCACGAGAGGCGGCCCGGGCTCTCGCGCGCGCGTAATACCGGGATCCGGCGGGCGCGCGGCGAGATCGTGCTGATCACTGATCCGGACGCACGGCCCGAGCCCGACTGGGCCCGGCGCATGGCCGCCGCCCTGGAGACGACGGGGGCGTACTGCGCGGGCGGCAAAGTCGTCCCGTACTTCACCGACGGGATCGTCGGCGACGTACCGGCCGACGTACTCCAGTTGTTCGTGCCTCCTACATGGCCACAGGCCACTACGGAACTGGCCTCCCCGTACTGGGTCGTCGGCTGCAACCTGGCGATACGACGGAACCCGATGCCCCGGTTCGACACCCGACTCGGAGTCGCCGGTCGGCGCCACCTGAGCTGCGAGGAGATGGAGTTCACCGTACGCGCCCAGCGCGGCGGGCATCTGGTGGTCGTCGTGCCGGATGCCGTGGTCCACCGCGCGATCCATCCGGCCGACCTGACGCCATCCGCCTTGCGGGGCCGTGCCCTGTGGCACGGCGTCTCGGTGGCCCGGCTGCTGATGATCCACCCCGGCGCGGACATCTACGACAGCTACCGACTGCGCGACGCGCTCGCCCCCGCGCGCCTGCGGAGCAGTGCGGGTCGCAGTGCGGCAGCGGCCGACGTCGCGCGGGTCGTGGGACTACGGGCGGAACGACTCCGGCTGGCCATGGCCGGAAGAAGCGAACACACCGCGAGCGCAGAGAAGTGCGCGACGACGAAGGAGGTCTCCCATGAGTGA
- a CDS encoding phosphotransferase family protein, translating into MGADSAPRLLWQDLPPAVRREIASRGGAPVLRAVSQEGGFTSGLAARLLLADGRRVFVKGIPVEHPLAGMYEEEAMVAAAVPTGFSSPALLWSGRSEGWILLLFDDVDGRHPSLAPGSADLPAVLDTVALMEKALSPCAYAGARPVAEALTRVSSCWRTLAADRPRDLSPWCVAHLADLVEWETRWMPAADGDTLLHADLRPDNMVREHASGTVFVVDWAFGYRGAAWFDAVWLVQYMIMDGHTPASAEATLARVPAWKSADADAVTALAVSVAGHWELARRRPSRPALRAYQAREAAAALEWTAYRTGWR; encoded by the coding sequence ATGGGTGCAGATTCAGCGCCTCGCTTGCTATGGCAGGACCTCCCACCCGCAGTACGCCGTGAGATCGCGAGCCGGGGCGGTGCCCCGGTACTGCGGGCCGTGTCGCAGGAGGGCGGGTTCACGTCGGGTCTGGCTGCGAGACTTCTGCTGGCGGATGGTCGGCGTGTGTTCGTGAAGGGCATACCGGTGGAGCATCCGTTGGCCGGGATGTACGAAGAAGAGGCGATGGTGGCGGCTGCCGTGCCGACCGGCTTCTCTTCGCCGGCCCTGCTGTGGTCGGGCCGGAGTGAGGGCTGGATCCTGCTGCTGTTCGACGACGTCGACGGGCGCCATCCCAGCCTTGCTCCGGGCTCCGCCGATCTTCCCGCGGTCCTGGACACCGTGGCGTTGATGGAGAAGGCACTGTCCCCGTGCGCCTACGCCGGTGCGCGGCCGGTGGCCGAGGCCCTGACCCGGGTTTCGAGCTGCTGGCGGACGTTGGCCGCCGATCGGCCTCGCGATCTCTCCCCGTGGTGCGTGGCGCATCTTGCTGACCTGGTCGAGTGGGAGACGCGCTGGATGCCTGCGGCGGACGGTGACACGCTGCTTCACGCTGATCTGCGGCCGGACAACATGGTGCGCGAGCATGCCAGCGGGACCGTTTTCGTCGTCGACTGGGCGTTCGGGTATCGCGGGGCCGCGTGGTTCGACGCCGTATGGCTTGTCCAGTACATGATCATGGACGGTCATACGCCGGCGTCGGCGGAAGCGACGCTGGCTCGGGTTCCCGCCTGGAAGTCGGCGGATGCCGACGCGGTCACAGCGCTGGCCGTATCGGTCGCCGGCCACTGGGAGTTGGCCCGTCGTCGTCCGTCCCGGCCCGCGCTGCGGGCGTACCAGGCCCGGGAGGCCGCGGCGGCGCTGGAGTGGACGGCGTACCGAACCGGCTGGCGGTGA
- a CDS encoding carbamoyltransferase family protein encodes MSDVPIAVGLNLGHDGGCAIVTGNRVVAIAEERLNRTRYSGGWQAALAYCLEAADLTLADVGVVVFSCVGPRLDEGFTGGLERYGVDARRIVSVDHHLSHAYGAFCLSDTDEALVVVADGSGNDHQTESYFLADRTGLTRVGGNRTGRARAGGIGATYEAVTNWLGFDGQESGKTMALASYGDPKAIDLQLFDVTDAQVEGRLERTHDRGLVELAAASGLDLGRPYAWAEPRARDLAAWVQAQTEDALAEVLTHLMAEHRQTNVCFAGGVAMNCVANEAIRRRTGANLFVPPPASDRGQALGNALHGVHLLTGRTPRTPLPGRDSFGRVYTDSEIHLALRRHPASGLAERYPHQAFAYRRESDPATAAAELIAQGKLVGWFDGGSELGARALGSRSILADPRAGTTREVLNTRVKHREFFRPFAPAVPAEHAGAWFEIDRPSPYMLFASQVRARHRDQIAAVTHVDGSARLQTVDATAHPAFHRLITRFGDITGVPLVLNTSFNDTEPIVETPAHAVATFCRTDLDALVFSGGFVAVKTDA; translated from the coding sequence ATGAGTGACGTCCCCATAGCCGTAGGGCTGAACCTCGGGCACGACGGCGGATGCGCGATCGTGACCGGGAACCGGGTCGTCGCGATCGCCGAGGAACGGTTGAACCGCACCCGGTACAGCGGCGGCTGGCAGGCCGCCCTCGCCTACTGCCTGGAAGCGGCTGACCTCACCCTCGCGGACGTCGGCGTCGTGGTGTTCTCATGCGTTGGCCCCCGCCTCGACGAAGGCTTCACCGGCGGTCTTGAGCGCTACGGCGTGGACGCACGCAGGATCGTGTCCGTCGACCACCACCTGTCTCACGCCTACGGTGCATTCTGCTTGTCCGACACCGACGAGGCGCTGGTCGTGGTCGCGGACGGATCGGGCAACGACCATCAGACCGAGAGCTATTTCCTGGCCGACCGCACGGGGCTGACCCGAGTGGGCGGGAACCGTACGGGAAGGGCTCGGGCGGGAGGAATCGGCGCGACGTACGAGGCGGTGACGAACTGGCTCGGCTTCGACGGGCAGGAGTCCGGCAAGACCATGGCTCTCGCCTCGTACGGCGATCCCAAGGCCATCGACCTGCAACTCTTCGACGTCACCGATGCGCAGGTCGAGGGGCGCTTGGAGCGGACCCACGACCGAGGACTGGTGGAGCTCGCCGCGGCGTCCGGGCTCGATCTCGGCAGACCGTACGCCTGGGCCGAGCCCCGGGCACGCGACCTGGCCGCCTGGGTCCAGGCCCAGACCGAGGACGCTCTCGCCGAAGTCCTCACCCACCTGATGGCAGAGCACCGCCAGACCAACGTCTGCTTCGCGGGCGGAGTCGCGATGAACTGCGTCGCCAACGAGGCGATCCGCCGCCGCACCGGCGCGAACCTGTTCGTGCCCCCGCCGGCCTCGGACCGTGGCCAGGCCCTCGGTAACGCGCTCCACGGCGTCCACCTGCTCACCGGCCGGACACCCAGGACGCCGCTCCCCGGACGGGACTCCTTCGGCCGCGTCTACACCGACTCCGAAATCCACCTGGCACTGCGCAGACATCCCGCCTCCGGCCTGGCGGAGCGTTACCCGCACCAGGCGTTCGCCTACCGGCGCGAGTCCGACCCGGCCACCGCGGCGGCCGAACTCATCGCGCAGGGAAAGCTCGTCGGCTGGTTCGACGGAGGAAGCGAACTCGGTGCCCGCGCCCTCGGCTCACGCAGCATCCTCGCCGACCCCCGCGCGGGAACCACCCGGGAAGTGCTCAACACCAGGGTCAAACACCGTGAGTTCTTCCGACCGTTCGCCCCGGCGGTGCCGGCCGAGCATGCCGGCGCCTGGTTCGAGATCGACCGGCCCAGCCCCTACATGCTGTTCGCCTCGCAGGTCCGAGCGCGGCACCGGGATCAGATCGCCGCGGTCACCCACGTCGACGGCAGCGCCCGCCTCCAGACCGTCGACGCCACCGCTCACCCAGCCTTCCACCGGCTGATCACCAGGTTCGGGGACATCACCGGCGTACCCCTCGTACTGAACACCTCCTTCAACGACACCGAGCCGATCGTGGAGACCCCGGCACACGCGGTGGCGACGTTCTGCCGCACTGACCTGGACGCCCTCGTCTTCAGCGGCGGCTTCGTAGCGGTGAAGACCGATGCCTGA
- a CDS encoding phosphotransferase, with amino-acid sequence MLFDTAGFQRSLPLTGAAARTLHLNRHLAEAGVEVTLLLCDLNPRSRPTRRWPFPVRYLSYEAVYEETSPLTAQMKELAPEVLVMSNTQLTVRYGRALADTAGAALVYEMHDDEAAVARTIGKAEWECRQAAVLQAAAVATADAVVAFTRRDADLATALRATKVHVVPCGVEPGPTPVREQKTPGSAAFVGNLFYEPNARAAAFLRTRLAPALAPRGGSVDVYGRYPRALRTLGIGSTVRLHGPVPDLPSALSTAQVGLAPLDSGGGMKLKVLQYMAAGLPVVGTAEAFAGLPDPGAFALVSTAPSMDDMPALVARLQDDASLRRRLGAAGRRLVETEFSWATAAGLAQNAYRAVRDVPGPATTPAVGAGYIQKLAGQKPYWLHEWRTRRELTMGETPSSTNGREHPVLARLASEIDCARHAAESALDTVFDQAAIVGYGGRSMVFLSKTAVLKIYTHRPAERARREIIGLRLAARVPALRVPEVLGHDDVEGALSWVAATRLNGAAPDNIHDTNETRALGEVAARLHSLRADTLTELPAFGRNIRPLDQDAHPVRVRLSAVLDKTGPDQRTACVPGFVHGDYSARNLLLTSDLAPGVIDFEGCGVGCVYEDLTNLYVQNCLIDGRSPTLVLTGYEDESSRLGGLSNVDARHLLWHTARYFRWVLQWAIEIDTTLADQVIALAPGVLDALEAEGTPRL; translated from the coding sequence GTGCTCTTCGACACCGCCGGCTTCCAACGCTCCCTCCCGCTGACCGGAGCCGCCGCCCGCACACTGCACCTGAACAGGCACCTCGCTGAGGCCGGGGTGGAGGTGACGCTGCTGCTGTGCGACCTCAACCCCCGTTCCAGACCCACCCGACGCTGGCCGTTCCCCGTCCGCTACCTGTCGTACGAGGCCGTGTACGAGGAAACCTCGCCGCTCACCGCGCAGATGAAGGAACTCGCCCCCGAGGTGCTGGTGATGTCCAACACACAACTGACCGTGCGCTACGGACGCGCTCTCGCCGACACCGCCGGGGCCGCCCTGGTGTACGAGATGCACGACGACGAGGCCGCCGTCGCCCGGACGATAGGCAAAGCCGAGTGGGAATGCCGCCAGGCCGCTGTCCTCCAGGCGGCGGCCGTGGCCACGGCGGATGCCGTGGTGGCCTTCACCCGCCGTGACGCGGACCTCGCGACCGCTCTGCGTGCGACGAAGGTGCACGTCGTTCCGTGCGGTGTGGAGCCGGGCCCGACCCCTGTTCGCGAACAGAAGACTCCGGGCTCGGCCGCGTTCGTCGGCAACCTCTTCTACGAGCCGAACGCCCGCGCAGCCGCCTTCCTCCGCACCCGGCTCGCCCCCGCGCTGGCGCCCCGGGGCGGATCCGTCGACGTGTACGGGCGATACCCACGAGCACTGCGCACCCTTGGCATCGGCAGCACCGTACGGCTGCACGGCCCGGTGCCGGATCTGCCATCAGCGCTGTCGACAGCCCAAGTGGGCTTGGCGCCACTGGACTCCGGCGGCGGGATGAAGCTGAAAGTGCTCCAGTACATGGCCGCCGGCCTGCCGGTCGTCGGCACAGCGGAGGCGTTCGCCGGACTCCCCGACCCAGGCGCCTTCGCGCTGGTCTCCACCGCCCCGTCCATGGACGACATGCCCGCTCTCGTGGCCCGCTTACAGGACGACGCCTCCCTGCGGCGACGACTCGGCGCAGCGGGACGCCGACTGGTGGAGACCGAGTTCTCCTGGGCGACTGCGGCCGGACTGGCACAGAACGCCTATCGAGCCGTACGCGATGTCCCGGGACCGGCGACAACACCCGCGGTCGGGGCTGGCTACATCCAGAAACTCGCAGGCCAGAAACCATACTGGCTACACGAATGGCGAACGCGGAGGGAACTGACCATGGGCGAGACGCCTTCATCGACGAACGGCCGCGAGCACCCGGTGCTGGCACGACTGGCAAGCGAGATCGACTGCGCTCGCCACGCCGCCGAATCCGCGCTCGACACCGTCTTCGACCAAGCCGCAATCGTGGGCTACGGCGGCCGGTCCATGGTCTTCCTCTCCAAGACCGCTGTCCTGAAGATCTACACGCACCGGCCCGCCGAACGGGCGCGCCGCGAGATCATCGGCCTCCGCCTCGCCGCGCGGGTACCCGCTCTGCGCGTGCCCGAAGTCCTCGGCCACGACGATGTCGAAGGCGCCCTTTCATGGGTGGCCGCCACCCGCCTGAACGGCGCAGCCCCCGACAACATCCACGACACGAACGAGACGCGCGCACTCGGCGAAGTGGCCGCGCGCCTCCACTCCCTGCGCGCCGACACCCTGACCGAACTGCCGGCGTTCGGCCGCAACATCCGGCCCCTGGACCAAGACGCGCACCCCGTACGGGTCCGCCTCTCCGCAGTCCTCGACAAGACCGGACCCGACCAGCGGACCGCGTGCGTTCCGGGATTCGTGCACGGCGACTACTCGGCCCGCAACCTCCTCCTCACCTCCGACCTGGCACCTGGCGTGATCGACTTCGAAGGCTGCGGCGTCGGGTGCGTGTACGAGGACCTCACCAATCTGTACGTCCAGAACTGCCTGATCGACGGCCGCTCCCCGACCCTCGTCCTGACCGGTTACGAAGACGAGAGCTCCCGCCTCGGCGGACTCTCAAACGTGGACGCCCGGCACTTGTTGTGGCACACAGCCCGTTACTTCCGCTGGGTTCTGCAATGGGCCATCGAGATCGACACCACGCTCGCCGACCAGGTCATCGCCCTGGCACCCGGCGTTCTGGATGCCCTTGAAGCCGAAGGGACACCCCGGCTGTGA
- a CDS encoding PTS glucose/sucrose transporter subunit IIB, producing MDKYTRTAAALRDLLGGPDNIVSLAHCVTRLRLTLADRTRVDDTTLRDHPAVLGVLDRDTFQIVVGPAAVTPLAAALARLLDAP from the coding sequence ATGGACAAGTACACGCGCACCGCCGCCGCCCTGCGCGACCTGCTGGGCGGTCCTGACAACATCGTCTCGCTCGCCCACTGCGTCACCCGACTACGACTCACCCTCGCCGACCGTACCCGCGTCGACGACACCACCCTGCGAGACCATCCCGCCGTGCTGGGAGTGCTGGATCGGGATACCTTCCAGATCGTGGTCGGTCCGGCCGCCGTCACCCCGCTTGCCGCGGCCCTCGCCCGACTCCTCGACGCCCCGTAA